In the Aneurinibacillus soli genome, one interval contains:
- a CDS encoding helix-turn-helix transcriptional regulator — MEERILLLLGLLKVQSQHGYQINEFIERNLSRITDMKKATAYATLNRLHQDGYISVRTEQEENRPPRKVYSITEKGEMRFWELLRTSLAEVGQMTLPGDIGLMFLDHLPHEEALSYLRARLLKLEEQIEMYANIPYHGPQSSIDLTVDRRLRLLQSDRDWLTETIDRLSQFET, encoded by the coding sequence ATGGAAGAGCGAATTTTACTACTGCTTGGGTTATTAAAAGTACAGAGCCAGCACGGCTATCAAATCAATGAATTTATTGAGCGAAATTTAAGTCGCATTACAGATATGAAGAAGGCGACCGCTTATGCCACATTGAATCGGCTGCATCAGGACGGCTATATTTCTGTACGGACAGAACAGGAAGAAAACCGACCACCGCGCAAAGTATACTCGATCACAGAAAAAGGGGAGATGCGCTTCTGGGAACTGCTCCGGACAAGTCTGGCAGAAGTCGGACAGATGACGCTTCCGGGGGATATTGGCCTTATGTTTCTGGATCATCTGCCGCATGAAGAAGCGTTGTCGTATTTAAGGGCCCGGCTTCTAAAATTGGAGGAACAAATCGAAATGTATGCCAACATACCGTATCACGGCCCGCAGTCGAGCATTGATCTAACCGTGGATCGTCGTCTGCGCCTGTTGCAGAGCGATCGTGATTGGCTTACGGAAACGATTGATAGACTATCACAATTCGAAACATAA
- the pdxR gene encoding MocR-like pyridoxine biosynthesis transcription factor PdxR, translating to MEWKLDRSSHKPMYRQIIEHMEYRISNGEYPPGSLLPSERVLAKELEVNRSTIVTAYEEMRASGLVTSKKGSGTRVSLFGQETEYNQLPDWDQYVIGGSLLPNAPLMRRIFKEARNEKVIDLATGELSPDLFPRAQVEERMRAASFTFQSGYEHQQGNLQLRETIASQLKRDRDIDTASSSVLITSGAQQALYLVIQCLLKPGDTVLIEDPSYCYSLPLFKSMGIKTCLLKADKHGINPDDIVAFHQKNKIRMIFLNPTFQNPTGVSLHPKRRKKLLEIAVEYGIPIIEDDPYTLTAFDTQAPPTLKSMDDYGVVLYISSLSKIVSSGLRIGWIVGPQPVISRLADVKQQIDFGHSIFSQWMANEVLTSPNFDEHIQALGSTLRRRRDAMIQALSDYLPNEVEFLVPKGGIHLWCRVKKRVSEWKLLEQAIDHGMIFMPGSALGSSEGYVRFTFGRTDETNIEEGIARFASALLFSK from the coding sequence GTGGAATGGAAGCTAGATCGTTCAAGTCATAAACCGATGTATAGACAAATTATCGAGCATATGGAATATCGGATTTCAAATGGTGAGTATCCACCGGGCAGTTTATTGCCATCTGAACGTGTGCTTGCCAAGGAGCTAGAAGTAAATCGCAGTACAATTGTAACGGCATATGAAGAAATGCGTGCTTCTGGACTTGTTACAAGCAAGAAGGGGAGCGGGACAAGAGTGAGCTTGTTTGGACAGGAGACGGAATACAATCAGCTGCCTGATTGGGATCAGTATGTAATCGGAGGATCACTTTTGCCGAATGCGCCGCTCATGCGCCGCATTTTTAAAGAAGCCCGCAATGAAAAAGTGATTGATTTAGCCACTGGCGAACTATCGCCTGATTTATTTCCGCGAGCGCAGGTCGAGGAAAGGATGAGGGCGGCGAGCTTTACGTTTCAATCCGGGTATGAACACCAGCAAGGAAACTTGCAACTGCGTGAAACGATTGCAAGTCAGTTGAAACGAGATCGGGATATTGATACAGCGTCTTCGTCTGTTCTCATTACATCAGGTGCCCAGCAGGCGCTGTATTTAGTTATTCAATGCCTGCTTAAACCCGGTGATACGGTTTTGATTGAGGACCCGTCGTATTGTTATTCGTTGCCGTTGTTTAAATCGATGGGCATTAAAACATGTTTGCTGAAAGCGGATAAACATGGGATCAATCCGGATGATATTGTGGCGTTCCATCAGAAAAACAAAATTCGGATGATATTTTTAAATCCTACGTTTCAAAATCCAACTGGAGTTAGCCTGCATCCAAAAAGGCGAAAAAAGCTGCTTGAAATCGCCGTTGAATACGGCATACCCATCATTGAGGATGATCCGTATACGTTAACGGCTTTTGATACGCAAGCGCCTCCTACGTTGAAATCAATGGATGACTATGGTGTGGTCCTTTATATAAGTTCCCTTTCTAAAATTGTGTCATCCGGGTTGCGCATTGGATGGATCGTGGGTCCACAGCCGGTTATTAGTCGATTAGCCGATGTGAAGCAGCAAATTGATTTCGGACATAGCATTTTCTCGCAGTGGATGGCAAATGAAGTTTTGACCTCTCCGAATTTTGATGAGCACATTCAGGCGCTTGGTTCGACGTTGCGCAGGCGAAGGGATGCGATGATACAAGCTTTGTCCGATTATCTTCCGAATGAAGTGGAATTCTTGGTGCCAAAAGGAGGCATCCATCTGTGGTGCAGGGTGAAAAAACGTGTGAGTGAATGGAAATTGCTAGAACAGGCAATTGATCATGGCATGATTTTTATGCCGGGGAGTGCTCTCGGATCAAGCGAAGGATATGTCAGATTTACATTTGGTCGCACGGATGAGACGAACATAGAAGAGGGAATTGCCCGCTTTGCCAGCGCACTGCTTTTTAGCAAGTGA
- a CDS encoding spore coat protein, with translation MYHPYMWAYRAPQPSGQSIVLDTAIGDVNGDRVPDRVFLVGTKPYGASSPLVADITIVVEDGRTKQHYRIPLKENQGYGPTLFLGDFTGDHVDDIMVNMSSGGSGGITYNYVYSFLGNQPRKLFDFEQFNRTHTGTVTYEDYYRVRVVTENPKNVYTLDINYKGADYLNEIYRPDGKLKAPLSGDINGLGGLYPVDFDYDGVYELMAFQRIIGRYNADGLGLVMNVQKWQGDRFTPFNQWIAING, from the coding sequence ATGTATCATCCATATATGTGGGCATATCGTGCGCCGCAGCCGTCAGGGCAGTCGATTGTACTTGATACGGCGATTGGCGATGTGAACGGGGATCGCGTGCCGGATCGCGTCTTTCTTGTCGGAACAAAACCGTACGGAGCGAGTAGTCCGCTGGTTGCTGATATTACGATCGTTGTGGAAGACGGACGAACGAAACAACACTACCGTATTCCACTTAAAGAAAATCAGGGATATGGACCTACGCTTTTCCTTGGTGACTTTACCGGGGATCATGTGGACGATATCATGGTCAATATGAGTTCTGGTGGTTCTGGTGGGATCACGTATAACTACGTGTATTCGTTCCTCGGCAACCAGCCGCGCAAGCTGTTTGATTTTGAGCAGTTCAACCGTACGCATACAGGTACCGTAACGTATGAGGATTATTATAGAGTACGAGTGGTAACAGAAAATCCAAAAAATGTGTACACACTGGATATAAACTATAAAGGTGCAGACTATCTGAACGAAATATACCGTCCAGATGGAAAATTGAAAGCTCCGCTGAGTGGAGACATTAATGGATTGGGTGGATTGTATCCGGTCGATTTTGACTATGATGGGGTGTATGAGTTGATGGCGTTCCAGCGCATTATTGGTCGCTATAATGCAGATGGTCTTGGCCTGGTTATGAATGTGCAGAAATGGCAGGGTGACCGATTTACCCCATTTAATCAATGGATTGCGATTAATGGATAA
- a CDS encoding PAS domain S-box protein, producing the protein MAEKIEAVIVRKGTEDRVGQALRESDERFRKAFDYSAIGMALVSLSGRFLKVNSALCEITGYGEEELLAKTFQTITHVDDMVEEVAYTQKLIAGEIHHFTLEMRYIHKCGRIIWILLNVSLVRDECDSPLYFIAQIQDITERKQAEEMLRKSEKLNAVGQLAAGVAHEVRNPLTVLKGFIQLMQAQREDEQGHLALMMSEVEHIEAIITEFLVLAKPQAIRFQSNDLATIISHVAALISTRAVMNSIQISTRIAADLPHIECDENQIKQVFVNMLQNAVESMPGGGLIMITAARLGKDHVQIRFIDEGCGIAKERISHLGEPFYSNKEKGTGLGLMVSYKIIETHKGTIKVESRVGKGTVFTIILPVSQLVKKQHG; encoded by the coding sequence TTGGCAGAGAAAATCGAGGCAGTTATAGTAAGAAAGGGAACTGAAGATCGGGTAGGACAGGCGCTGCGGGAAAGCGATGAACGGTTCCGTAAAGCGTTCGATTATTCCGCAATTGGCATGGCGCTTGTATCGCTTTCGGGTCGATTTCTAAAGGTGAATTCAGCACTGTGTGAAATTACAGGCTATGGAGAAGAGGAACTGCTTGCGAAGACATTTCAGACGATTACACATGTGGATGATATGGTAGAAGAAGTCGCCTATACCCAAAAACTGATAGCAGGAGAAATCCATCACTTCACACTCGAAATGCGATACATTCACAAATGTGGCCGGATTATCTGGATACTGCTTAACGTGTCACTTGTCCGGGATGAATGTGACAGTCCCCTTTATTTCATTGCGCAGATTCAGGATATTACTGAGCGTAAGCAAGCGGAAGAAATGCTCCGCAAATCAGAAAAGCTGAACGCAGTCGGACAGCTTGCAGCCGGTGTGGCCCATGAAGTTCGGAACCCATTGACAGTGCTCAAGGGTTTTATCCAGCTCATGCAGGCACAGCGTGAAGACGAGCAGGGACATCTGGCGCTGATGATGTCAGAAGTTGAGCATATTGAAGCGATTATTACGGAATTCCTTGTACTAGCCAAGCCACAAGCCATTCGTTTTCAGTCGAATGATCTTGCTACTATCATTTCACATGTCGCTGCACTGATTAGCACGAGAGCAGTGATGAACAGTATTCAGATTAGTACAAGAATCGCCGCCGACCTTCCGCATATTGAATGTGATGAAAATCAGATCAAGCAAGTATTTGTGAACATGTTGCAGAATGCAGTTGAATCGATGCCAGGGGGCGGACTGATTATGATTACAGCCGCTCGCCTTGGCAAAGATCACGTACAGATTCGTTTTATAGATGAAGGATGTGGAATTGCGAAAGAGCGTATTTCGCACCTTGGCGAGCCGTTTTATAGCAACAAGGAGAAAGGAACGGGGCTTGGCTTAATGGTCAGTTATAAAATCATCGAGACTCATAAAGGAACCATAAAAGTGGAGAGCAGGGTAGGCAAGGGAACGGTGTTTACTATTATATTGCCTGTATCGCAGCTCGTTAAAAAACAGCATGGATAA
- a CDS encoding response regulator, which produces MISVLFVDDHEMVRIGVTSYLSAQPDMEVIGEAENGKQAVELALSLRPDIILMDLVMQEMDGIEATKLIMEQWPDARIIIVTSFLDDEKVYPALEAGAASYLLKTSRASDIADAVRATYHGQSVLEPEVTGKVMTRMRQRQERLPHEELTGREMEILLQIAQGKSNQEIADELFIALKTVKTHVSSILSKLGVQDRTQAVIYAFKHGLIT; this is translated from the coding sequence ATGATTAGCGTACTGTTTGTTGACGATCATGAGATGGTGCGAATTGGTGTCACGTCCTATTTGTCCGCGCAGCCCGATATGGAGGTAATTGGAGAAGCGGAAAACGGAAAACAGGCAGTAGAGCTTGCGCTTAGCTTACGCCCGGATATTATTTTAATGGATCTCGTTATGCAGGAAATGGATGGCATCGAAGCGACGAAGCTCATTATGGAGCAGTGGCCGGATGCAAGGATTATTATTGTGACGAGTTTTCTTGATGACGAGAAAGTGTACCCTGCGCTTGAAGCAGGAGCGGCGAGCTATCTTTTGAAAACATCAAGAGCAAGTGACATCGCAGACGCGGTACGGGCGACGTATCACGGACAGTCTGTGCTGGAGCCAGAAGTGACGGGTAAAGTCATGACCCGTATGCGTCAGCGGCAGGAACGTCTACCGCATGAAGAGCTGACCGGACGAGAGATGGAAATTCTCCTGCAAATCGCACAGGGCAAGTCCAATCAGGAAATTGCCGATGAGTTATTTATTGCATTGAAAACGGTCAAAACGCATGTCAGCAGCATCCTAAGCAAGCTTGGCGTGCAAGATCGTACTCAGGCCGTTATTTATGCGTTTAAACACGGACTGATTACATAA
- a CDS encoding outer membrane protein assembly factor BamB family protein codes for MNRRRMFRLMFALLGASTLVIGGVAILIYLSHKQAPVGNERESATSAVETVAQPSATQPPDGRPPAPLAGTTAPIPGLSYALFSGSHPLAAFHADPLPVFSPQDVPSIEGILTFRGNAQRTMPVFGTIESATSLSQLWQAHTSRSSWGGGAGWTGQPAIVRWPDRTRAMMNLYEEFKNRPNFTEVIYASLDGRIYFLDLATGKPSRPPILIRNPIKGSVTLDPRGYPLLYVGQGIPETGAIGYRIFSLIDQSLLYFLDGKDPIAGRKWGAFDGAPLIHGDTDTMILGGENGLIYNIKLNTTFNRTTPSITIKPTVTKYRYKAAGQKEIGTENSLSAYKNYVYFADNSGVIQCLDITTMKPVWMTPGPDDTDATLTVEEENGRPVLYTGCEVDKQGTAGTALIRKLDGLTGKVLWEKAYPCFSLKGSRPVNGGVLATNIVGKQKAADRVVFTIARYHTFNGGLIVALDKTDGHEIWQQITTAYAWSSPVDLYDANGNMYILQGDSAGMLRLLDGKNGVERTRLSLNANIEATPAVFNGTAVVATREPYIYGIQIH; via the coding sequence GTGAATCGTAGACGTATGTTTCGCTTAATGTTTGCGCTCCTTGGCGCTAGTACGCTTGTAATCGGAGGAGTTGCCATCCTGATTTATCTGTCACACAAGCAAGCTCCTGTGGGAAACGAGCGGGAATCTGCCACATCGGCTGTAGAAACGGTAGCACAACCTTCTGCCACGCAGCCGCCGGACGGTCGTCCGCCCGCCCCACTCGCAGGCACTACCGCTCCCATACCTGGGCTATCCTATGCGCTATTTTCCGGCAGCCATCCGCTAGCAGCCTTTCATGCCGATCCGCTACCTGTTTTCTCCCCGCAGGATGTTCCATCTATTGAAGGTATCCTCACGTTTCGCGGCAACGCGCAGCGGACGATGCCTGTTTTTGGTACCATTGAATCTGCTACGTCTCTGAGCCAGCTCTGGCAGGCACACACTTCTCGCAGCAGCTGGGGCGGTGGAGCGGGTTGGACCGGGCAGCCGGCAATTGTCCGCTGGCCGGATCGTACACGAGCTATGATGAATCTGTACGAAGAATTCAAGAATCGCCCGAATTTTACAGAAGTGATCTACGCCTCGCTTGATGGGCGCATCTATTTCCTTGATCTTGCCACAGGCAAACCGTCGCGGCCACCCATTCTAATCCGCAATCCGATCAAAGGAAGTGTAACGCTTGATCCACGCGGATACCCATTGCTGTACGTCGGACAGGGGATTCCAGAGACTGGGGCGATCGGCTATCGTATCTTTAGTCTTATCGATCAGTCCCTCCTGTATTTTCTCGATGGAAAAGACCCGATTGCCGGACGGAAATGGGGCGCATTCGACGGGGCTCCGCTTATTCACGGCGATACCGATACGATGATCCTTGGCGGGGAAAATGGCCTCATCTACAACATTAAGCTCAATACGACTTTCAATCGGACTACCCCATCAATTACGATAAAACCAACGGTAACCAAATATCGTTACAAGGCAGCCGGTCAAAAAGAGATCGGGACAGAAAATTCGCTTTCTGCCTACAAAAATTACGTGTATTTCGCAGATAATAGTGGGGTCATTCAATGTCTCGATATTACCACGATGAAGCCTGTCTGGATGACACCAGGACCGGATGATACAGATGCAACACTAACCGTCGAAGAAGAAAACGGGCGTCCAGTGCTCTATACAGGTTGCGAAGTAGATAAACAGGGGACAGCTGGCACGGCTCTCATACGCAAACTCGACGGTCTCACCGGAAAAGTGCTGTGGGAAAAAGCCTATCCGTGTTTCTCCCTGAAAGGCTCACGCCCAGTAAACGGTGGTGTATTAGCCACCAATATTGTCGGCAAACAAAAAGCAGCAGATCGAGTCGTCTTTACCATCGCCCGCTACCACACATTCAATGGCGGATTGATCGTGGCACTGGATAAGACAGATGGACATGAAATATGGCAGCAGATAACAACCGCATACGCCTGGTCCTCTCCTGTCGATCTATATGATGCAAATGGAAACATGTACATTCTTCAAGGGGATTCCGCAGGCATGCTGCGCTTGCTGGACGGTAAGAACGGTGTAGAACGTACACGTCTGTCACTCAACGCAAATATTGAAGCGACACCTGCTGTGTTTAATGGCACAGCGGTAGTGGCCACCCGCGAGCCGTACATATATGGCATTCAAATTCATTGA